A single window of Sphingobacteriales bacterium DNA harbors:
- a CDS encoding ComEC/Rec2 family competence protein: protein MNVDYAPWYKILISFILGILLGYSYDINTKYTWIILPILIFYILLNIFYKKYNKTILNIFSSIIVFIFALLYTQYFKLNNQAIHFSKQQAEYAIGYIHQAIEEKEKSYKSALVIESIINKNKEIVQANGKLLVYTQKTDNIKQLNIGDKVFIKLNPKQIDEPRNIGQFNYKNYLALDEIYHQTYVKENELKFITHTNKYLLKKWSNNLSIMMQNLLRKYIPKEQNFALADGILLGHRAEIDSELYASFSQIGIVHILSVSGLHVGIIYLLISFLLRFIPNRNFTIRFSKFIVAALLIWLFAFVVGLSPAVVRAAILFSLLNFGKIIKEDASSINMLFGAAFLQLLFEPLLIYNIGFQLSYLAMLGLFTFYKPIYGLYYTSNKIADYIWQLWAASIAAQIFTTPLVIYYFGNFPTYFLFANIFAIPLSSVILWSSIALLPFSFVPFLAKYIGCFTSLCIDIFIWCTEKIASLPFAKIDYLYINFYQVLLMFVVAILLFVFINRLKYKYLIYAISVAIIIVLSTYYTTYDNYKKDKIILYNLKNNLAISYQHKDKFDLYYYNPISAKDYNFNIHNAFRQCYGRQKNTKPLESKTLQFDNKLFYILDNHQYKNFSSTIEVDYLIVSNNIYLDLNIIKDKFNFKQMIIACNNDYRHQNIYKKILKQQNIDFIDLNDKYLIITI from the coding sequence ATGAATGTAGATTATGCTCCATGGTATAAAATTCTGATTAGTTTTATTCTAGGCATTTTGCTTGGTTATTCGTACGATATAAACACAAAATACACTTGGATAATTCTGCCAATTTTAATATTTTATATATTATTGAATATATTTTACAAGAAATACAACAAAACAATATTGAATATTTTCTCTAGTATTATTGTATTTATCTTTGCACTTCTCTATACACAATATTTTAAGTTAAACAATCAAGCAATACATTTTTCAAAACAGCAAGCTGAATATGCAATTGGCTATATCCATCAAGCAATAGAAGAAAAAGAAAAATCTTACAAAAGTGCTTTAGTAATTGAATCAATCATTAATAAAAACAAAGAAATAGTACAAGCAAATGGCAAACTATTAGTGTATACTCAGAAAACTGACAACATAAAACAATTGAATATTGGCGATAAAGTTTTTATAAAATTAAATCCTAAACAAATAGATGAGCCAAGAAATATTGGGCAATTTAATTATAAAAACTATTTGGCCTTAGATGAAATTTATCATCAAACTTATGTCAAAGAAAATGAATTGAAATTTATAACACATACAAATAAATATTTATTGAAAAAATGGAGTAATAATCTTTCAATTATGATGCAGAATTTATTGCGAAAATACATTCCAAAGGAACAAAATTTTGCATTGGCTGATGGTATTTTACTTGGTCATCGTGCTGAAATTGATTCTGAGCTATATGCATCATTTTCTCAAATTGGTATTGTGCATATACTTTCTGTGTCTGGCTTACATGTTGGAATTATATACTTATTAATTTCATTTTTGTTGCGATTTATACCAAATAGAAATTTCACAATTAGATTTTCAAAATTCATTGTTGCTGCATTATTAATTTGGCTATTTGCATTTGTAGTTGGTTTATCTCCTGCTGTGGTGCGTGCTGCTATTTTATTTTCATTACTAAACTTTGGTAAAATCATAAAAGAAGACGCTTCATCTATCAATATGTTATTTGGTGCAGCATTTTTGCAATTGTTATTTGAGCCATTATTGATTTACAATATTGGCTTTCAACTTTCATATCTTGCCATGCTTGGCTTATTTACATTCTACAAGCCAATTTATGGATTGTATTATACATCAAATAAAATTGCTGATTATATTTGGCAATTATGGGCTGCAAGTATTGCTGCGCAAATATTTACCACACCTTTAGTTATATATTATTTTGGAAATTTTCCTACGTATTTTCTATTTGCAAATATCTTCGCCATTCCACTTTCTTCTGTTATCCTTTGGAGTTCAATTGCGTTATTGCCATTTTCTTTCGTTCCATTTTTAGCAAAATACATTGGCTGCTTCACATCATTATGTATAGATATTTTTATTTGGTGTACAGAAAAAATTGCATCATTGCCATTTGCAAAGATTGATTATTTGTACATTAATTTTTATCAAGTATTACTCATGTTTGTAGTAGCAATATTGCTTTTTGTTTTTATAAATAGATTAAAATACAAATATCTCATTTATGCAATAAGTGTAGCTATCATTATTGTTTTATCTACCTACTACACAACATATGATAATTATAAAAAAGACAAAATAATACTTTATAATCTGAAGAATAATCTTGCAATTAGCTATCAACACAAAGACAAATTTGATTTATATTATTACAATCCGATTTCTGCAAAAGACTATAATTTCAATATACATAATGCTTTTAGACAATGCTATGGAAGACAAAAAAACACAAAGCCATTAGAATCAAAGACACTTCAATTCGATAATAAATTATTCTACATATTAGACAATCATCAGTACAAAAACTTTAGTTCTACTATCGAAGTTGATTATTTAATTGTTTCAAATAATATTTACTTAGACTTAAACATCATTAAAGACAAATTTAATTTCAAACAAATGATTATTGCGTGCAACAATGATTACAGACACCAGAATATTTACAAAAAAATACTTAAGCAACAAAACATAGATTTTATTGACTTGAATGATAAA
- a CDS encoding cysteine desulfurase, whose translation MSRVIYFDNAATTPITKDVVDAMLPYFNEYFGNPSSIYSHGRETRAAIETARKTIAKLLNAHTSEIIFTSGGTEANNMAIKGAVQYLGVQTIISSKIEHHCVLHTLEYLEKYHQVKIEYVALDEKGIVDLAHLETLLQQGSEKKLVSLMHANNEIGNLLPINDVAILCEKYNAYLHSDTVQTFGHISIDTQAVAVDFLSGSAHKFHGPKGVGFLYMRKKNKVQSFIHGGGQERGFRAGTENVYGIVGMAKAAEIAYQNLDKDAAYILSIKQYFIQQLQESFDDIQICGNMENSLYTVLNISFPNKENTMMLLFNLDIKGVCASGGSACSSGAATGSHVIQAILPNVDRVNVRFSFSKLNTTEEVDVVIQSLKAILV comes from the coding sequence TTGAGTCGTGTAATATACTTTGACAATGCTGCAACTACGCCAATAACTAAAGACGTAGTAGATGCTATGTTGCCTTATTTTAATGAATATTTTGGAAATCCATCGTCAATTTATAGTCATGGTAGAGAAACGAGAGCTGCCATAGAAACAGCAAGGAAAACAATCGCAAAATTGTTAAATGCACACACTTCAGAAATTATTTTTACATCAGGTGGCACAGAAGCAAACAATATGGCTATCAAAGGTGCCGTGCAATATCTTGGTGTCCAAACCATCATAAGTTCAAAAATTGAGCATCACTGTGTGTTGCATACATTAGAATATTTAGAAAAATATCATCAAGTAAAAATTGAGTATGTTGCACTTGATGAAAAAGGCATTGTTGATTTAGCTCATTTAGAAACATTATTACAACAAGGCAGTGAAAAGAAATTGGTGTCGTTGATGCATGCAAACAACGAAATAGGAAATTTATTACCAATAAATGATGTTGCTATTTTGTGTGAGAAATATAATGCATACTTACATTCAGATACAGTACAAACTTTCGGACATATTTCAATAGATACACAAGCAGTCGCAGTAGATTTTTTATCAGGCTCGGCACATAAATTTCATGGTCCAAAAGGCGTTGGTTTTTTGTACATGAGGAAGAAAAATAAAGTACAATCATTTATTCATGGTGGCGGACAAGAGCGTGGTTTTAGAGCAGGCACAGAAAATGTATATGGTATTGTTGGTATGGCAAAAGCAGCTGAAATTGCATATCAAAATTTAGATAAAGATGCAGCGTATATTTTATCGATAAAACAATATTTTATTCAACAATTACAAGAGAGTTTTGATGATATACAGATTTGTGGCAACATGGAAAATAGTTTATATACTGTATTAAATATTTCATTTCCAAATAAAGAAAACACAATGATGTTGCTGTTTAATTTAGATATCAAAGGTGTTTGCGCAAGTGGTGGAAGTGCTTGTAGTAGTGGTGCTGCAACAGGCTCGCATGTTATACAAGCCATTTTGCCAAATGTAGATAGAGTGAATGTTAGATTTTCTTTTTCTAAATTAAATACAACAGAAGAAGTGGATGTTGTTATACAATCTTTGAAAGCAATTTTAGTCTAA
- the meaB gene encoding methylmalonyl Co-A mutase-associated GTPase MeaB, with protein sequence MNLEPLSYYTNGILQKDRNVLSKSITLIESNADTHQATANQLIEFCIQQNKKAKKIGISGSPGVGKSTFINSLGKHILDNNKSIAVLAIDPSSTISRGSILGDKTRMGDLIHHKNIYIRPSANGDYLGGVARKTYETSLICEAFGFDYIIVETVGVGQSEIEVRNIVDIFLLLLLPNAGDELQGIKRGIMELANIIIINKADNEHLTKAKISMTQIKSILPLMNQQQRNWETKIVLASALENTGIKNIYNLISNYYLSVHENELRINQQEYWKNKIIQDLVLSKIKSHPKIKKVLEDLSIKQQNIYTNYEAIAKLIDEIILD encoded by the coding sequence TTGAACTTAGAACCATTATCATATTACACTAATGGCATATTGCAAAAAGACAGAAATGTACTCAGCAAGTCTATAACTTTAATAGAAAGCAACGCAGACACACACCAAGCAACTGCAAATCAGTTAATAGAATTTTGTATACAACAAAATAAAAAAGCTAAGAAAATTGGCATTTCTGGCTCGCCTGGTGTAGGAAAAAGTACATTTATAAATAGCTTAGGAAAACATATATTAGATAACAATAAAAGCATTGCAGTTTTAGCAATAGATCCAAGTAGCACAATTTCTAGAGGAAGTATATTAGGTGATAAAACAAGAATGGGTGATTTAATTCATCATAAAAACATATACATTAGACCAAGTGCAAATGGTGATTATTTAGGTGGTGTAGCTAGAAAAACCTATGAGACAAGTTTAATTTGCGAAGCATTTGGATTTGACTACATCATTGTTGAAACAGTAGGTGTTGGTCAATCTGAGATTGAAGTACGCAATATAGTTGATATTTTTTTACTGCTACTTTTACCAAATGCTGGTGATGAATTACAAGGCATCAAACGTGGCATAATGGAATTGGCAAACATCATCATTATTAATAAAGCTGATAATGAACATTTGACTAAGGCAAAAATTAGCATGACTCAAATTAAAAGTATTTTGCCATTAATGAACCAACAACAGCGTAATTGGGAAACAAAAATAGTGCTTGCATCTGCATTGGAAAATACTGGCATTAAAAATATCTACAATTTAATTTCGAATTACTATCTTTCTGTTCATGAAAATGAGCTTAGAATAAATCAACAAGAATATTGGAAAAATAAAATCATTCAAGATTTGGTTTTAAGCAAAATAAAATCACATCCAAAAATCAAAAAAGTATTAGAAGATTTAAGCATCAAACAACAAAATATATACACAAACTATGAAGCAATTGCTAAGTTGATTGACGAAATTATTTTAGACTAA
- a CDS encoding amidohydrolase: MNTLEKIKKIAHQESDNLIEIRRYLHAHPELSFEETETAKYIANQLDLLNINYTKDVGGNGIIGIIKGKNPDKKTIALRADIDALPIEEKNEVSYCSTKKGIMHACGHDVHTTCLLGALKILNDIKDDFEGQIKFIFQPAEEKLPGGASILIKEGVLSNPSVEKIFGQHVLPQLETGKVAFKTGLSMASCDEIYITIKGNGGHGAVPHLAIDTVLIASHIVVALQQIVSRNANPTMPTVLSIGKFIANGATNIIPEEVKLEGTLRTFDENWREEAKEKIIKIATNIAESMGASIDINIAHGYPFLYNDITTTQNAFNHAVEYLGKENVEEHPIRMTAEDFSYYTQIVPACFYRLGTGNVEKGITSPIHTPHFDVDENCLEIGAGLMAWLAFQELNN, encoded by the coding sequence ATGAATACCTTAGAAAAGATAAAAAAAATTGCACATCAAGAATCAGATAATTTAATTGAAATTAGAAGATATTTACATGCGCATCCTGAATTGAGTTTTGAAGAAACTGAAACAGCAAAATATATTGCAAATCAATTAGACTTATTAAATATTAACTATACTAAAGATGTAGGTGGCAATGGAATTATTGGTATCATAAAAGGTAAAAATCCTGATAAAAAAACGATTGCCTTACGTGCTGATATTGATGCATTGCCTATTGAAGAAAAAAATGAAGTTAGTTATTGCTCCACAAAAAAAGGTATTATGCATGCATGTGGACATGATGTACATACAACTTGTTTGCTTGGTGCATTAAAAATTTTGAATGACATAAAAGATGATTTTGAAGGACAAATAAAATTCATTTTTCAACCAGCTGAAGAAAAATTGCCTGGTGGTGCATCAATTTTAATAAAAGAAGGCGTTTTGAGCAACCCAAGTGTAGAAAAAATATTTGGACAACATGTATTACCACAACTTGAAACTGGAAAAGTGGCATTTAAAACTGGACTTTCTATGGCAAGTTGCGATGAAATATATATTACAATAAAAGGGAATGGTGGACATGGTGCTGTGCCACATTTAGCAATTGACACAGTATTAATAGCATCGCATATTGTAGTAGCATTGCAACAGATTGTAAGTAGAAATGCCAATCCAACAATGCCAACTGTACTTAGTATTGGAAAATTTATAGCTAATGGTGCTACAAATATTATTCCTGAAGAAGTAAAATTGGAAGGTACACTTAGAACATTTGATGAAAATTGGCGAGAAGAAGCAAAAGAAAAAATCATTAAAATAGCAACAAACATTGCAGAAAGTATGGGCGCAAGTATTGATATAAATATTGCACACGGCTATCCATTTTTGTACAATGATATTACAACTACACAAAATGCATTTAATCATGCTGTAGAATATCTTGGAAAAGAAAATGTGGAAGAACATCCTATAAGAATGACAGCAGAAGATTTTAGCTACTACACACAAATTGTGCCTGCATGTTTTTATAGACTAGGAACTGGAAATGTAGAAAAAGGTATTACATCACCAATACACACACCACATTTTGATGTAGATGAAAATTGCTTAGAGATTGGCGCTGGATTGATGGCTTGGCTAGCTTTTCAGGAATTAAATAATTAA
- the lpdA gene encoding dihydrolipoyl dehydrogenase: MTEFDVIVIGAGPGGYVAAIRAAQLGKKVAIVEKENLGGVCLNWGCIPTKALLKSAQIYEYIKDASEYGVHIEHSSLDFDAVIQRSRKIANEMQQGIQFLMKKNKISVFQGYGKLLPGKNVEVTSDNEIKILSSEYVILATGSSSKSVPALPIDNKYIIDYRKALVLDNKPNQLVIVGAGAIGVEFAYFFNSIGTKVTLIEFAKHILPNEDDAVSIELEKILIKKGINILTSSKVLSSIIRDENVRLIVNTAESEIEINTELVLSAVGIKANIDNIGLEYCGIQTQNSKIQTDEYCQTNIQGVYAIGDIITGQALAHVASAEGIVAAEHLAGYSTLPINYNNIPSSVYCTPEIASVGYTEQYLKDNNIDYIVGKFPFSASGKAKAVGKKEGFVKVLIDKKYDEILGAHAIGENVSEIIQEIVLARNVEATATSVMHCIHGHPTISETIKEAIEQSKQQSIHL, encoded by the coding sequence ATGACAGAATTTGATGTAATTGTAATAGGAGCTGGTCCAGGTGGATATGTAGCAGCAATTCGTGCGGCACAGCTAGGTAAGAAGGTTGCTATTGTAGAAAAAGAAAATTTAGGTGGTGTTTGTTTAAATTGGGGTTGCATTCCAACTAAAGCATTATTAAAATCAGCACAAATATATGAATATATAAAAGATGCATCAGAATATGGTGTGCATATAGAACATTCAAGTTTAGATTTTGATGCAGTGATTCAGAGAAGTAGAAAAATTGCAAATGAAATGCAACAAGGCATTCAATTCCTTATGAAGAAAAATAAAATATCAGTTTTTCAAGGATATGGGAAATTATTACCTGGAAAAAATGTTGAAGTAACATCTGATAATGAAATAAAGATTTTAAGTTCAGAGTATGTTATTCTTGCAACAGGAAGTTCTTCCAAATCAGTGCCTGCATTGCCAATAGATAATAAGTATATTATTGATTATAGAAAAGCTTTGGTATTAGATAATAAGCCTAATCAATTAGTGATAGTTGGTGCTGGAGCAATTGGTGTGGAATTTGCATATTTTTTTAACTCAATAGGCACAAAAGTTACCTTAATTGAGTTTGCTAAACATATTTTACCAAATGAAGATGATGCAGTTTCAATTGAATTAGAAAAGATATTAATAAAAAAAGGAATTAATATTCTTACATCATCAAAAGTATTGAGTTCAATTATTCGTGATGAAAATGTTCGACTAATTGTAAATACTGCCGAAAGTGAAATTGAAATAAATACAGAGTTAGTACTTAGTGCAGTTGGCATCAAAGCGAATATCGATAATATAGGTTTGGAATATTGTGGTATTCAAACGCAAAATAGCAAAATACAGACAGATGAATATTGCCAAACAAATATACAAGGTGTGTATGCAATTGGCGATATTATAACAGGACAAGCATTGGCACATGTAGCAAGTGCAGAAGGAATAGTTGCTGCAGAGCATTTAGCAGGATATAGCACTTTGCCAATAAATTATAATAATATTCCATCAAGTGTGTATTGCACACCAGAAATTGCAAGTGTTGGCTACACAGAGCAGTATTTAAAAGATAACAATATTGATTATATAGTTGGTAAATTTCCTTTTTCTGCATCAGGAAAAGCAAAAGCAGTTGGCAAAAAAGAAGGTTTTGTAAAAGTTCTAATTGATAAAAAGTACGATGAAATATTAGGCGCACATGCTATTGGCGAAAATGTTAGTGAAATCATTCAAGAAATTGTATTGGCAAGAAATGTAGAAGCAACAGCAACTTCAGTAATGCATTGCATACATGGACATCCAACAATTTCTGAGACAATTAAAGAAGCCATAGAACAATCAAAACAACAATCTATACATTTGTAA
- a CDS encoding sodium:solute symporter: MSPSLILICIFIYFLCLIFIGWITSRKANEDSYFIGNKQSVWYIVAFGLIGDSLSGLTYLSVPGSVKAAQFNYFQIVLGYVLGYWAIAYFLLPLYYKQNLTSIYTYLQNRIGTISQRTGSFYFILSRLIGAGGRLFLAAMVLQKFVFDAFFIPFPVTVAIIIFLMLVYTYRGGIKTLVWTDMFQSSFLLLGVLLTIVFILQRLDWNIMDAYYQIKDSEYSKVFFWDWQAKNYFWKQFIGGAFIAICMTGLDQNMMQKNLSCKSLSEAQKNINAFSIIVVVVNMFFLALGALLYIYATKMNIALPEKPDQLFPALAFNHLGKIAGLVFVIGLTAATFNSADSVLTTLTTSFYIDVLHIKSNENAENKNKRHIIHIAFAVVLFFVVLAFGLFTDQSLVFTVLDIAGITYGPLLGLFVFGMFTKRNVKDIYVPIVCVISPAICTFLYFSSKNKAIWLGGYQIGAELLIINGLLTFLGLFILSQKPK, from the coding sequence ATGTCGCCAAGTTTAATTCTAATTTGCATTTTTATTTATTTCTTGTGTTTAATTTTTATCGGATGGATTACCTCAAGAAAAGCAAATGAAGATTCTTATTTTATTGGAAACAAACAATCAGTTTGGTATATCGTTGCTTTCGGTTTAATTGGAGATTCATTATCTGGATTAACTTATTTGTCCGTTCCTGGTTCTGTGAAAGCAGCACAGTTTAATTATTTTCAAATTGTTCTAGGATATGTATTAGGATATTGGGCAATTGCCTATTTTTTATTGCCATTGTATTACAAACAAAATCTAACATCTATTTATACTTATTTGCAAAATAGAATAGGCACAATTTCGCAACGCACAGGCTCATTTTATTTTATTTTATCAAGGTTAATAGGTGCTGGTGGACGATTGTTTTTAGCTGCAATGGTTTTGCAAAAATTTGTGTTTGATGCCTTCTTTATTCCATTTCCAGTCACAGTAGCAATAATAATATTCTTGATGTTGGTATACACTTATCGTGGTGGTATCAAAACTTTAGTTTGGACAGATATGTTTCAATCTTCGTTTCTTTTACTAGGCGTTTTGCTTACCATTGTTTTTATACTACAAAGATTAGATTGGAATATAATGGATGCCTATTATCAAATTAAAGATTCAGAATATTCAAAAGTTTTTTTCTGGGATTGGCAAGCTAAAAATTATTTTTGGAAACAATTTATAGGTGGCGCATTTATTGCAATTTGCATGACTGGACTTGACCAAAACATGATGCAAAAAAATTTGAGTTGCAAATCATTATCAGAAGCACAAAAAAATATAAATGCATTTAGTATCATAGTTGTTGTAGTAAATATGTTTTTTCTTGCATTAGGTGCATTGTTGTATATATATGCTACTAAGATGAATATTGCATTGCCCGAAAAACCAGATCAATTGTTTCCTGCTTTAGCATTCAATCATTTGGGAAAAATTGCTGGTCTTGTATTTGTAATTGGATTGACAGCTGCAACTTTTAATAGCGCAGATTCTGTACTCACTACACTTACCACATCATTTTACATAGATGTATTGCATATTAAAAGTAATGAAAATGCTGAGAATAAAAATAAAAGACATATCATACATATTGCTTTTGCTGTAGTATTGTTCTTTGTTGTATTAGCTTTTGGTTTGTTTACAGACCAATCTTTGGTATTCACAGTTTTAGATATTGCAGGCATTACCTATGGTCCACTTTTGGGCTTGTTTGTATTTGGTATGTTCACCAAAAGAAATGTAAAAGATATATATGTTCCTATTGTTTGTGTGATAAGCCCAGCTATATGTACTTTCTTATATTTTTCAAGTAAAAATAAAGCAATTTGGCTTGGTGGTTATCAAATAGGAGCAGAGCTATTAATAATTAATGGTCTACTTACATTTTTAGGATTATTTATACTAAGCCAAAAACCTAAATAA
- a CDS encoding ABC transporter ATP-binding protein codes for MISCTNIHKSYANLEVLKGVSLEIKKAELACIIGPSGAGKSTLLHIIGSLDKADKGIVNIDGKNISDLKDKELSIFRNKNLGFVFQFHHLLPEFTALENICIPAYIAKTKTTEAEKKAKELLDFMGLTNRMHHKPNELSGGEQQRVSVARALINSPLVVLADEPTGNLDTERSEELHDLFFKLKTNFNQTFIIVTHNEKLAEKADKKITMRDGIII; via the coding sequence TTGATAAGTTGCACTAATATACATAAATCATATGCCAACCTTGAAGTACTAAAAGGTGTTTCATTAGAAATTAAGAAAGCAGAATTGGCATGTATTATTGGACCATCAGGAGCTGGAAAAAGCACACTATTACATATTATTGGTTCACTAGACAAAGCTGACAAAGGCATTGTAAATATTGATGGTAAAAACATTTCTGATTTAAAAGACAAAGAACTTTCGATTTTTAGAAATAAAAACTTGGGCTTTGTATTTCAATTTCATCATTTATTACCTGAGTTCACAGCATTAGAAAATATTTGCATTCCTGCATATATTGCAAAAACAAAAACAACAGAAGCAGAAAAAAAAGCTAAAGAATTATTAGATTTTATGGGACTTACCAATCGTATGCACCATAAACCAAATGAACTTTCTGGTGGCGAACAACAAAGAGTTTCTGTTGCAAGAGCATTAATCAATAGTCCATTGGTAGTTTTGGCAGATGAGCCAACTGGAAATTTAGATACTGAGCGTTCAGAAGAATTGCATGATTTGTTTTTCAAATTAAAAACAAACTTCAATCAAACATTTATCATTGTTACACACAACGAGAAATTGGCAGAAAAAGCTGATAAAAAAATCACCATGAGAGATGGAATAATTATTTAG